A part of Petroclostridium xylanilyticum genomic DNA contains:
- a CDS encoding ROK family protein, giving the protein MYIGIDLGGTNIAVGLVDENGTIIHKDSIPTNASRHYSEIIRDMAQLSLKVIEDAGYQLKDIKSIGIGSPGTPNNEKGILVYANNLQFYNVPMREEMQKYIDLPVYIENDANCAALAEAVAGAAKDVNNSITITLGTGVGSGIIINKKIYSGFNYAGGELGHTVIVMDGEQCTCGRKGCWEAYASATGLIRQTREAAVKNPDSIINKLVDGDLDKIGGKTAFDAAKKGDPVGQKVVETYIRYLAEGIVNVINAFQPEMLVIGGGICKEGDYLLKPLRELVKDKVYSKDIPQTEIRIAQLGNDAGIIGAAMLGK; this is encoded by the coding sequence ATGTATATTGGTATTGATTTAGGTGGAACAAATATTGCCGTGGGTTTAGTTGATGAAAACGGTACTATTATTCACAAAGATAGTATTCCGACTAATGCTTCCAGACACTACTCTGAGATCATTAGAGATATGGCGCAGCTTTCTTTAAAGGTAATAGAAGATGCAGGATACCAATTAAAGGATATCAAATCTATCGGTATAGGGAGTCCGGGAACACCAAACAATGAGAAGGGTATTCTTGTCTATGCCAATAATCTTCAGTTTTATAATGTTCCAATGAGGGAAGAAATGCAAAAATATATTGATTTACCTGTGTATATAGAGAATGATGCTAACTGTGCTGCTCTTGCTGAGGCAGTAGCAGGTGCTGCAAAAGATGTAAACAACTCTATTACTATTACGCTTGGTACAGGAGTTGGCTCAGGCATTATCATTAATAAAAAGATTTATAGCGGGTTTAATTATGCCGGTGGAGAATTGGGCCATACAGTTATCGTGATGGATGGTGAACAGTGTACATGTGGGAGAAAAGGATGTTGGGAAGCTTATGCTTCTGCAACAGGCTTAATCCGGCAGACAAGGGAAGCGGCGGTAAAAAACCCCGATTCAATAATAAATAAATTGGTAGACGGAGACTTAGATAAAATAGGTGGTAAAACTGCTTTTGATGCTGCAAAAAAAGGAGACCCGGTCGGCCAAAAGGTAGTAGAGACATATATAAGATATTTGGCAGAAGGTATTGTTAATGTAATAAATGCTTTTCAGCCTGAAATGCTGGTCATCGGCGGTGGTATTTGCAAAGAGGGAGATTATCTTCTTAAACCGCTAAGAGAACTGGTTAAAGACAAGGTATACAGCAAAGATATTCCACAAACCGAGATTAGGATTGCACAGTTGGGTAATGATGCAGGGATTATAGGTGCAGCCATGCTGGGTAAGTAG
- the hprK gene encoding HPr(Ser) kinase/phosphatase: MDSPSFFVTLQQIIDEFHLENVMNYEKSNEIKVISTDVNRPGLQIVGFFDYFDNNRLQIIGKVETTYLQNLTSLQRYESFDRLFSKKIPAVIITRDLDIFPEMIEAAKKYETPILRAKDSTSRFMSSLIGYLHTWLAPRITQHGVLVEVYGEGVLILGESGVGKSETAIELVKRGHRLVADDAVEIKKVSERTLVGSAPEIIRHFIEIRGIGIIDVKKIFGMGAVKDTEKIDMIIHLELWKENKHYDRLGLVNEHTNVLGINVPSLTIPVRPGRNLAVIVEVAAMNNRQKKMGYNAAEELNQRLMEEIEKNSL; the protein is encoded by the coding sequence TTGGATAGTCCTTCGTTTTTTGTTACCTTGCAGCAAATAATTGATGAATTTCATCTGGAAAATGTAATGAATTATGAAAAGAGCAATGAAATAAAGGTTATCTCTACGGATGTTAACAGACCTGGACTTCAAATAGTAGGTTTCTTTGATTACTTTGATAATAATCGGCTTCAAATAATCGGTAAGGTTGAAACCACATATTTACAAAATCTTACATCATTGCAGAGATATGAAAGCTTCGATAGACTTTTTTCAAAAAAGATACCTGCTGTAATTATAACCAGAGACTTAGACATTTTCCCTGAAATGATAGAAGCAGCAAAAAAATATGAAACTCCAATTTTAAGAGCAAAAGATTCTACTTCCAGGTTTATGAGCAGTCTAATTGGATATCTTCACACCTGGCTTGCTCCAAGAATTACTCAACATGGTGTATTGGTTGAAGTATACGGTGAAGGTGTCTTAATTTTGGGTGAAAGTGGTGTTGGCAAGAGTGAAACAGCAATTGAATTGGTGAAAAGGGGGCATCGCTTAGTAGCTGATGATGCTGTGGAGATAAAAAAAGTATCAGAAAGAACATTGGTTGGAAGTGCTCCGGAAATTATTCGGCATTTCATAGAAATCAGGGGAATCGGAATAATAGACGTAAAGAAGATATTTGGTATGGGTGCCGTTAAAGATACAGAAAAAATTGATATGATTATTCATCTTGAATTATGGAAAGAAAATAAGCATTATGACAGATTAGGATTAGTGAATGAACATACCAATGTATTAGGGATAAATGTACCTTCCCTCACGATTCCGGTAAGGCCTGGAAGAAACCTTGCTGTTATTGTAGAAGTTGCAGCAATGAATAATAGACAAAAAAAGATGGGTTACAATGCTGCGGAAGAATTAAATCAAAGACTAATGGAGGAAATTGAAAAGAATAGTTTATAA
- a CDS encoding phosphatase, whose product MELLIDTHCHSVATGHAYSTIQELAEQAAKKGLEMIAITDHGVAMVDAPHLWHFGNLKVVPREIYGVKILRGVEANIIDMDGNIDMPEEYLRRLDWVIASFHDVCIKPGTIEQHTHAWIKVIENPYVDALGHSGNPVFTYNFDEVLRCVKDFDKLVEINNHSFLVRTGSEINCKIIAQKCKELGVKIVVGSDAHISFDVGKFDKVYQLLEEVGMPEELIMNTSAQKLLDYLKKRKNIII is encoded by the coding sequence TTGGAACTATTAATTGATACTCATTGTCATTCCGTTGCTACCGGACATGCTTATAGTACAATTCAGGAACTTGCAGAACAGGCAGCAAAGAAAGGATTAGAAATGATTGCAATTACTGACCACGGCGTAGCAATGGTCGATGCACCTCATTTATGGCATTTTGGAAATTTGAAGGTAGTACCGAGGGAGATCTATGGGGTTAAAATTCTGAGAGGTGTAGAAGCAAATATCATTGATATGGATGGGAACATTGACATGCCTGAAGAGTATCTTAGAAGACTTGATTGGGTTATTGCCAGTTTCCATGATGTGTGTATAAAGCCTGGCACGATAGAACAGCATACGCATGCATGGATTAAAGTTATTGAAAATCCTTATGTTGATGCTCTAGGTCATAGTGGTAATCCAGTATTTACTTACAACTTCGATGAAGTGTTGAGATGTGTAAAAGATTTTGATAAATTAGTAGAAATAAATAACCATTCCTTTTTGGTTAGGACTGGAAGTGAGATAAATTGCAAAATTATTGCACAAAAATGTAAGGAACTGGGCGTAAAAATCGTAGTCGGTAGTGATGCACATATCAGCTTTGATGTTGGGAAATTTGATAAAGTATATCAGCTTTTAGAAGAGGTAGGTATGCCTGAAGAGTTAATTATGAATACTTCAGCGCAGAAATTATTAGATTACCTGAAAAAAAGGAAAAATATTATTATATAA